Proteins from one Setaria italica strain Yugu1 chromosome V, Setaria_italica_v2.0, whole genome shotgun sequence genomic window:
- the LOC101761246 gene encoding probable esterase KAI2, whose amino-acid sequence MYLNPRIVGNGKRTVVLSHGYGASQAIWDMVLPHLSRRNKVLLFDWDFSSAPVAGEEGAAEHSCYTFSRYADELVALMDEMKLSGAVYVGHSMAGMFGCIASIKRPDLFAHLVLVGASPRYMNSEDYEGGFDESDIEAMLASISSDFRRWAEGFVPLIVGSADPSAVERVARSFFAMDPRAAHALARMIFLGDQREVLDDVAVPCTLVHVSRDFAAPPYVGRYMQARMLVARCAAAMVTIDSFGHFPQLVAPDELLGILDLVLGAAGTADGDEEETAEAAAAALAEEKTNEVPSGGLAEAAPEVKGDIDVAS is encoded by the exons ATGTACCTCAATCCAAGAATCGTAGGGAATGGCAAGAGGACCGTGGTTCTCTCCCATGGCTACGGAGCGAGCCAGGCCATCTGGGACATGGTGCTACCTCACCTGTCACGGAGGAACAAG GTGCTCCTCTTCGACTGGGACTTCTCGagcgcccccgtcgccggcgaggagggggcggcggagcacAGCTGCTACACGTTCTCAAGGTACGCCGACGAGCTGGTGGCGCTCATGGACGAGATGAAGCTTAGCGGCGCGGTGTACGTGGGGCACTCCATGGCCGGCATGTTCGGCTGCATTGCGTCCATCAAGCGCCCCGACCTCTTCGCCCATCTCGTCCTCGTCGGCGCATCCCCGAG GTACATGAACTCGGAGGACTACGAGGGCGGGTTCGACGAGTCCGACATCGAGGCAATGCTGGCCAGCATCTCGTCGGACTTCCGTCGCTGGGCCGAGGGCTTCGTGCCGCTCATCGTCGGCAGCGCGGACCCCTCGGCGGTGGAGCGCGTGGCGCGGAGCTTCTTCGCCATGGACCCGCGCGCCGCGCACGCGCTGGCGCGTATGATCTTCCTGGGCGACCAGCGCGAGGTGCTGGACGACGTGGCCGTGCCCTGCACGCTGGTGCACGTCTCCCGAGAtttcgccgcgccgccgtacGTCGGCCGGTACATGCAGGCCCGCATGCTGGTGgcgcgctgcgccgccgccatggtgaCCATCGACTCGTTCGGCCACTTCCCGCAGCTCGTCGCGCCCGACGAGCTGCTCGGGATCCTCGACCTCGTGCTCGGAGCTGCCGGCACcgcggacggcgacgaggaggagaccgcggaggcggcagcggcggccctgGCAGAGGAGAAGACTAACGAGGTGCCTTCCGGCGGCCTTGCGGAGGCAGCGCCGGAGGTGAAGGGCGATATCGACGTGGCGTCGTAG
- the LOC101761637 gene encoding F-box/FBD/LRR-repeat protein At1g13570 gives MDEALAAVLSYLPPPAVSSSSILSSPFPAASPDGEEEDRVGLLPDAILRNIVSRLPIKDAARTAVLSSRWRHIWTSAPIVLDDGAGGLAPAAAAAALASHPGPVLSARLAPSEDAEVVASVFASLAARDVEDLLVVVNGSWPVEWRVPSDILGCAALGRLWIGLCQFPDTSGAAPALLSLRELGIVHSTVQDRDLHALIPRCPVLEILAFALSQDYPRYVHIWSSSLRCVVIWKSMLREVHLDDAPNVDRLLVEPIADAATHIKIIKAPKLKMLGYFDVGLHQLKIGNTVIKIDTKVKPSAMVRTLRTLALKVQFGVEDQVKLVPTLLKCFPCLETLYIMSVPSEAPLNVDIEFWDQVGFTECVYSHLKKLVLEAVRGEDSELAFAKFVMERAQMLEDMRVLVDGSCSRDVVLSRLSSEGCVSADATVLVERHDGTAWTFQRAIDLLQSDPFGC, from the exons ATGGACGaggccctcgccgccgtcctctcctaCCTCCCGCCTCCCGCCGTCTCGtcctcctccatcctctcctcccccttccccgccgcctcccccgacggcgaggaggaggaccgcGTCGGCCTCCTTCCCGACGCGATCCTCCGCAACATCGTCTCTCGCCTTCCCATCAAGGATGCTGCCCGCACCGCCGTGCTCTCCTCCCGCTGGCGCCATATCTGGACCTCCGCCCCTATCGtcctcgacgacggcgccggcggactcgcccccgccgccgccgccgcggcgctcgccTCCCACCCGGGCCCCGTCCTCTCCGCGCGCCTCGCCCCCTCGGAAGACGCCGAGGTCGTCGCCTCTGTCTTCGCCTCCCTCGCTGCCAGGGACGTCGAGGACCTCCTCGTGGTGGTCAATGGCTCCTGGCCCGTCGAGTGGCGCGTCCCCTCCGACATCCTCGGCTGCGCGGCCCTCGGCCGCCTCTGGATCGGCCTCTGCCAGTTCCCGGACACGTCCGGCGCCGCTCCGGCCCTCCTGAGCTTGCGGGAGCTCGGCATTGTCCACTCCACAGTGCAGGATCGCGATCTCCACGCCTTGATCCCACGCTGCCCCGTGCTCGAGATCCTCGCGTTCGCGCTCAGTCAGGACTACCCGAGATACGTCCACATCTGGTCGTCGAGCCTCCGCTGCGTGGTGATTTGGAAGTCTATGCTCAGGGAGGTACACCTTGACGATGCCCCCAACGTGGACCGACTGCTGGTGGAGCCGATTGCTGATGCCGCCACACACATCAAGATCATTAAAGCACCAAAGCTGAAGATGCTTGGTTACTTTGATGTTGGATTGCATCAGCTCAAGATCGGTAATACTGTCATCAAG ATTGATACAAAGGTGAAGCCAAGCGCAATGGTTAGGACCCTCAGGACATTGGCACTGAAGGTTCAGTTTGGAGTCGAGGATCAAGTGAAGTTGGTTCCCACCTTGCTCAAATGCTTCCCATGCTTAGAGACATTGTATATCATG TCGGTTCCTTCTGAAGCGCCGCTCAATGTTGACATAGAATTCTGGGATCAAGTTGGCTTCACAGAATGTGTATATTCACATCTAAAGAAGTTGGTGCTAGAAGCTGTGCGAGGCGAGGATAGTGAGCTGGCATTTGCAAAGTTTGTCATGGAAAGAGCTCAAATGCTGGAGGATATGCGTGTCTTAGTGGATGGCAGTTGTTCAAGAGATGTTGTTCTAAGTCGTTTGTCTTCGGAAGGGTGTGTATCAGCAGATGCTACAGTTCTGGTGGAGAGGCACGATGGGACTGCATGGACCTTCCAGAGAGCCATTGACTTGTTGCAGAGTGACCCATTTGGTTGCTGA
- the LOC101783670 gene encoding putative FBD-associated F-box protein At5g56700 gives MAAPRRAPGCLDIMEEIFSCIPTQPLPSPTAAAACSDGDGGEDGEDRISRLADALLSDIVSRLPAKDAARTAALSPRWRRVWAATPLVLDDAHLLPDEPDGPLGFGTDWRAIADAVSRILDAHPGPFRSVRLTHVCNYAAIRGGGDLARDWLRVLAAKGVDDLVLVCRPWPIGADLPAKVLRVASLRRLYLGLWDDFAGSTKALRRGNVVFPRLLELGLCRTDIETADIDRLLQCSPLLEKLALVACYNSPPKVRVRSRSLRCVLFWMSGAEEVDVLVAPRLERLILWSECPGARFDDNFHTRLNIGYVQELKVLGYLDTRLHALEISNTVVEAGTKPSPRTIVPSVKILALKVRFGVRKEAKMLPSFLRCFPNVVTLHIMSDKADEPTGKLNFKFWQETGPISCLQSQIKRVVFRNFRGNRSELAFLRFIWERAQLLHKMVIVLADGDDPASMEQMIAKLKPLAASAKRASKDRKLTILVRNGDCAWSFRRASDLSVSDPFDC, from the exons ATGGCCGCCCCGCGGCGGGCCCCGGGGTGCCTCGACATCATGGAAGAGATATTCTCCTGCATCCCCACccagcccctcccctcccccaccgccgccgccgcctgctccgacGGTGATGggggcgaggacggcgaggaccgCATCAGCCGCCTCGCCGACGCGCTGCTTTCCGACATCGTCTCGCGCCTCCCCGCCAAGGACGCCGCGCGCACCGCCGCGCTCTCCCCGCGCTGGCGCCGCGTCTGGGCCGCCACGCCGCTCGTCctcgacgacgcccacctcctccCGGACGAGCCCGACGGGCCCCTGGGCTTCGGCACCGACTGGCGCGCCATCGCCGATGCCGTATCCCGCATCCTCGACGCGCACCCGGGCCCCTTCCGCTCCGTCCGCCTCACCCACGTCTGCAACTACGCGGcgatccgcggcggcggcgacctcgcgCGCGACTGGCTCCGCGTCCTCGCCGCAAAGGGCGTCGACGACCTCGTGCTCGTGTGCCGCCCCTGGCCCATCGGCGCGGACCTCCCCGCCAAAGTCCTCCGCGtcgcctccctccgccgcctctaCCTCGGCCTCTGGGACGACTTTGCCGGCAGCACCAAGGCCCTCCGCCGCGGCAACGTCGTCTTCCCCCGCCTCCTCGAGCTTGGCCTCTGCCGCACCGACATCGAGACTGCGGACATCGACCGTCTCCTCCAGTGCAGCCCCCTCCTGGAGAAGCTCGCGCTCGTCGCCTGCTACAATTCGCCACCCAAAGTCCGCGTCCGCAGCCGCAGCCTCCGCTGCGTGCTCTTCTGGATGTCCGGCGCCGAGGAGGTCGACGTGCTCGTTGCCCCGCGCCTTGAGCGGCTCATTCTGTGGAGTGAGTGCCCCGGTGCCCGTTTCGATGATAACTTCCACACCAGGCTCAACATTGGCTACGTCCAGGAGCTCAAGGTGCTCGGCTACCTGGACACAAGGCTCCACGCGCTCGAGATTTCCAACACTGTCGTCGAG GCTGGAACAAAGCCAAGCCCACGGACCATTGTTCCAAGTGTGAAGATCCTGGCATTGAAGGTCCGATTTGGAGTCCGCAAGGAGGCAAAGATGCTGCCAAGCTTCCTGAGATGCTTTCCCAATGTGGTGACATTGCATATCATG TCTGATAAAGCTGATGAACCCACTGGCAAGCTCAATTTCAAGTTCTGGCAGGAGACAGGCCCCATCAGCTGCCTGCAGTCCCAAATCAAGAGGGTGGTGTTCAGGAACTTCCGAGGGAACCGCAGCGAGCTTGCATTCCTTAGGTTCATCTGGGAGAGAGCGCAGCTGCTGCACAAGATGGTGATCGTTTTGGCCGATGGAGATGATCCTGCTTCGATGGAGCAGATGATCGCCAAACTGAAACCTCTAGCTGCTAGTGCTAAGCGGGCCAGCAAAGACCGGAAGTTGACCATCTTGGTGCGTAATGGAGACTGCGCTTGGAGCTTCCGTCGAGCATCTGATCTTTCTGTGAGCGACCCTTTTGATTGCTGA
- the LOC101784074 gene encoding F-box/LRR-repeat protein At3g26922, whose product MAPLVRMDLEELMRIVLTCLPARPFPTAAGSRPSPSARRGGGGGEDRISRLPDAVLSNIVSRLPAKDAARTAAFSRRWRRVWASAPLVFDDSDILALPARGGDPEPEEWYAVTDAVSRVFCAHRGPIRCVRLTCCIMALAARMGTLGYWLHRLADAGAEDLVLVNRPFPSGLHLPADILRIASLRTLYLAFWRFPDTRGLPRGPAVFPRLQEIGLCHVGIDDRDIDHLLACSPVLQKLAFVATFYEGPVRIRSRSLQCLVSWMALTNELAVVVAPRLQRLILWQAYPRVSDFPFRTKVRIGYTTELKVLGYLEPGIHQLEIGGTIIESGTKMTQSTMVPSVKILALKVQFEIRKEAKMLPAFLRCFPNLETLHVLSHEADEPTGKLNLKFWQEVGPIDCLETHITKVVFDKFRGERCELAFLKFILERAQSLLKLVVVLSNGDQASVDEMLTKLKSLTTAKRASECPTLLAVARDGDSAWCFQRASDLSVSDPFDW is encoded by the exons ATGGCTCCGCTGGTCAGGATGGACCTGGAGGAGCTCATGCGCATCGTCCTCACATGCCTCCCCGCGCGGCCCTTCCctaccgccgccggctcccgcccCTCCCCgagcgcccgccgcggcggcggcggcggcgaggaccgcATCAGCCGGCTCCCGGACGCGGTGCTCTCCAACATCGTGTCGCGCCTCCCCGCCAAGGACGCCGCGCGCACCGCCGCGTTCTCCAGGCGCTGGCGCCGCGTCTGGGCCTCCGCGCCGCTCGTCTTCGACGACTCCGACATCCTCGCCCtccccgcccgcggcggcgacccCGAGCCCGAAGAATGGTACGCCGTCACCGACGCCGTCTCCCGCGTCTTCTGTGCCCACCGGGGCCCCATCCGCTGCGTGCGCCTCACCTGCTGCATCATGGCGCTGGCCGCGCGCATGGGCACGCTCGGCTACTGGCTCCACCGCCTCGCCGACGCGGGAGCCGAGGACCTCGTCCTCGTCAACCGCCCCTTCCCCAGCGGCCTGCACCTCCCCGCCGACATCCTCCGCATCGCCTCCCTCCGCACCCTCTACCTCGCCTTCTGGCGCTTCCCGGACACCCGCGGCCTCCCGCGCGGCCCCGCCGTGTTCCCCCGCCTCCAGGAGATTGGGCTCTGCCACGTCGGCATCGACGACAGGGACATCGACCACCTGCTCGCCTGCAGCCCCGTGCTCCAGAAGCTCGCGTTCGTCGCCACCTTCTACGAGGGCCCCGTCCGGATCCGCAGCCGCAGCCTCCAGTGCCTCGTCTCGTGGATGGCTCTGACAAATGAGCTCGCCGTGGTTGTCGCCCCTCGCCTCCAGCGCCTAATCCTGTGGCAGGCGTACCCGCGCGTGTCCGACTTTCCCTTCCGCACCAAGGTCAGGATTGGCTACACCACCGAACTCAAGGTGCTCGGCTACCTGGAGCCAGGCATCCACCAGCTCGAGATTGGCGGCACCATAATCGAG AGTGGAACAAAGATGACCCAATCTACCATGGTCCCAAGTGTCAAGATCTTGGCCTTGAAGGTGCAATTTGAAATTCGCAAGGAAGCCAAGATGCTGCCTGCCTTCCTGAGATGCTTTCCCAATTTGGAGACATTGCATGTTCTG TCCCATGAAGCTGATGAGCCTACTGGCAAGCTCAATTTGAAGTTCTGGCAGGAGGTTGGCCCCATCGACTGCCTAGAGACTCACATCACTAAGGTCGTGTTTGACAAGTTCAGAGGGGAGCGCTGTGAGCTTGCCTTCCTCAAGTTCATCCTAGAGAGGGCGCAATCGCTGCTTAAGCTGGTGGTTGTGTTATCCAATGGAGATCAAGCCTCAGTGGATGAGATGCTCACCAAGCTGAAATCTCTGACCACGGCGAAACGCGCCAGTGAATGCCCTACACTGTTGGCAGTCGCCCGTGATGGAGACAGCGCTTGGTGCTTTCAGAGAGCATCAGATCTTTCTGTGAGTGACCCCTTTGATTGGTGA